The following are encoded together in the Manduca sexta isolate Smith_Timp_Sample1 chromosome 22, JHU_Msex_v1.0, whole genome shotgun sequence genome:
- the LOC115442010 gene encoding solute carrier family 22 member 3 gives MKPTDLEDVLQKFAIFGRYHRELLLFVALAYASNALYCSNFIFAAEEVKYRCADESFGNNTCSADSTCTEWVYENPNTFVAEFELACQEWKRTLVGTIRSLGYMLGLLVIGPLSDRLGRKKALVLTGVTGGVLGVAKSFSPWYWLYIFLEFIESAVGDICSPIFVLSIEFVATKKRVPYSILCGLGYCLGGVLLPLAAWGIGYWRNVLRVIYAPALLFLLYIYVIDESPRWLLTKGKKEKAIEILQKAADKNKLEINKGVLENLYCEEDKGIGFINLLKITFGSRTLLCRCLICIVWWSSSTFVNYGMMINSVSLQGNKYINYALLSLVDVPACFIVMYILIYFKRKIPLIVSFILGAILCLVQPFLPDYLAWLSVVVYMLGKLMSSIYFNITYIYTSELFPTYTRNSMHALCSSLGRIGSILAPQTPLLMVYWTGLPALVFGAAALVGGAVTFLVPETGNEPLPDTVKEAEIVGQSGKKMADQS, from the exons ATGAAGCCAACGGACTTGGAAGATGTTCTCCAAAAATTCGCCATTTTTGGTAGATACCACAGggagttattattatttgtagcgTTAGCATACGCTTCTAATGCCTTGTATTGTTCAAACTTTATCTTCGCTGCCGAGGAAGTGAAATATCG atgTGCGGACGAGAGTTTTGGAAACAACACGTGCAGTGCAGATTCCACATGCACAGAGTGGGTTTACGAAAATCCAAACACGTTTGTAGCCGAA TTTGAGTTAGCGTGCCAGGAATGGAAACGAACCCTGGTCGGCACCATACGCAGCCTTGGGTATATGCTGGGGCTCCTCGTAATTGGTCCTCTATCAGATAG ACTTGGAAGAAAGAAGGCGCTCGTCCTGACTGGAGTTACGGGAGGAGTCCTTGGCGTGGCAAAGAGTTTCTCCCCGTGGTACTGGCTGTACATATTCCTTGAATTCATCGAGTCGGCTGTAGGCGACATCTGTTCACCTATTTTTGTACTCA GTATAGAATTTGTCGCCACGAAGAAACGCGTTCCATACAGCATTCTATGCGGTTTGGGATACTGTTTAGGAGGCGTGCTTCTCCCATTAGCAGCATGGGGAATAGGCTACTGGCGAAATGTTTTAAGAGTCATCTATGCACCAGCTCTGCTGTTCCTTTTGTATATTTACGTAATAGATGAAAGCCCTCGATGGCTTCTCACGAAAGGAAAAAAAGAGAAGGCAATAGAAATCCTTCAGAAAGCAGCAGATAAGaacaaattagaaataaacaaaggaGTTCTAGAAAACCTCTATTGCGAAGAAGATAAAGGAATCGGTTTTATAAATCTGCTGAAAATAACATTTGGATCGAGGACTTTATTGTGTAGGTGCTTAATATGCATAGTATGGTGGAGTAGTTCCACCTTCGTGAACTATGGTATGATGATCAATTCTGTGTCTTTGCAAGGAAACAAATACATTAACTACGCACTGCTATCGCTCGTTGATGTGCCAGCATGTTTCATAGTGATGTACATACTGATCTATTTCAAAAGGAAAATTCCTCTCATTGTCAGTTTTATTTTGGGAGCAATTCTGTGTTTGGTGCAGCCATTCTTGCCAGATT ATCTAGCGTGGCTCTCCGTTGTGGTCTACATGTTGGGGAAGCTGATGTCTTCCATATACTTCAACATCACGTATATTTACACGTCCGAGTTATTCCCGACATATACAAGAAACTCTATGCACGCGCTGTGCTCCTCTTTAGGGAGAATAGGATCTATATTAGCGCCGCAGACTCCGTTATTG ATGGTCTACTGGACTGGTCTTCCTGCACTGGTCTTCGGCGCCGCAGCGTTAGTGGGAGGAGCTGTCACCTTCCTAGTACCTGAAACAGGAAACGAACCGTTACCAGATACAGTGAAAGAAGCCGAAATTGTGGGCCAGAGTGGAAAAAAGATGGCCGATCAATCTTGA